caggaagcaAAAGCCGCTGAACGAGTCCAGGGTGAAAGGGTAGATCGAGGTGAAGAGGACCGTGGACACAACGTCAGTCAGAGCCAgactcgactgcagccaaccaAACACACGCCCTGGAGAGGAACACGTGGGGGGGAAAGTACTCAGAGtgaccaatcacagagcagcacttCCTGttggctacaatttgcacattcTCCAGTATTCTCACCAGGGTAGAAGATGTAATCTCAAACCGTCTGAGATCCAACTGTACCACTTGGCTTGGCTGTAGGAGTGACTCACTGTAGCATTGTGCATAACAAAAGTGATCTTAGTCACTTGTATGTAGTTGTttgattaatatataaaaaaaaaatacttttgccCTCAATTTCCTATACCAATACATCATATAAACAGCAGATCAGTCCTAATGATTCCCAGGACTCCAACCCTAGCCACCACCAAATCCAAAATTACATGCTTTCGATTACTTTTTAATCCTACTCTCTTAGTTTCTATTAATTTTTCTGATTTCTATATGCTGAGTTCTTGTTTTCAAATCTTACATTTCAGACCTGTGATCAGATCTATAAGCTGTGCAGCTGCTGTCATCCTGCAATGATGTGATCTCTGGTACCAGCTGGGGCCACCTGATAGGGCTTCCAGTCTCAGGCATGTTTAGTTTCAGCATCCCCTTGTGGACTGGATGTGTATGACACTCTGGCAGGTTCTTACCATACAATTGTGCATCCAAGATCTTGGAGAGCTGGGATTTGATGGTGGGCATCGGGATACAGGCAAACATCATGATGCCACGTGCTGCAAACAGAAACAAGCACAGAAGAGGATGACTGTATGTAAGCCATTATTGATGACTAGTGAAACATTTGCATCAGTGGGGTTTAATTTGATCAGATTGCTACTCACCCAAGAAGTAGACCCAACTTTGTTGGGCGAACGCCAGGACGGCCATGCCAGTGCAATTGGAGACGATGCCCAGGAGGATGAGGGCGGGGTCACTGAGCCACTGGGAGAGCGCCAGTACGCCCAGGAAGCTGCTCAGGTACATGGCATTGGTAGCGGCCCGCCCGTAGCCAGCCCACACCGAGtcccaggagaggggaggcttcaGCACGTAGAGGCACAGCACGTTCTCGGCGCCACACATGCCCAGCACGAACAGGATCATGGCGCTGAATAGGAGAGCCACGGCACCCAAGTCTATCCTCCCCGCCTCAGTATAGTCTGCCAAGATCCCATTCCCGCCTGGCTCCTCGGCGCTCGAAGGCTGAGGGTACCGGAGGAGAAACGCAGAGTAAAGGAGCCCAGTGGCGCACACTAGCAAACCTGTAGCGCTTAGAGCAACGCCAGATTGGCCAATCCGGTAGATGTAACCCGACATCAGTCCCCCGGCAACCCCCGCCACACCGCTGAAAAACTCCACCGTGTTCAGACGCAAACTCCGCACCCGCCTCTCAGACCGCAGCGCCGCCACTGACACCACTCCGCCCCAGTAGGCCGGGGAGCCTCCGCTGAGGCCGTGCAGGGCCGAGCCCAGGTGTAACACCCAGAGAGGCAGCcggaagagcaggaaaaggagCAGGAAGGACTTGCTGAGGATGGAGCCCACCTGGGGCACCACCAATAACACCCGCTGCCCCCGGCGATCTGCCAGTCGGCCGAGGGGCACGGTGGAGACCAGGGACAGGAGGGAAGTCAAGGAGCCGTAGATGAGGAAGAAGCGGGAGGAGAGAGTTTGCGCCCGGTCACTCTGGCCCTGCGCCGTCTCCATGCTGCTGTTGTAGACCGCCAGCGTCAGAGCCGCATCGTAGAAAGAGCTGCCCACCGTGTTGATGATGACCACAGGCTCCACCAAGGTCAGAAAGCCACCCATGCTTTCTCCAGTAAAGAGAACTCCTGCCTTCTGAGAGACCTACTTCTAAATTTTATCAGTAGGAAACTCCAACTGGCAGCGTGATCTAATCACATTAGTTTTTATTGCAGGGAGAGGAAATGTCTTTTTCCAAGTGAATGATATAACATTTGCATTCCCCAAAATATCACATCTATTCCTTTTCTGAGGATTACTGCTTCTTGCGATTACAATCCCCAGTGATCTTGggttttcatttatatataataaatattaaaatttcTCCTGTAGTCCGTGCAGGTAAACAAGCTGTAGCTTCTCCATCATGAGCTCATAATAGCATAGGACTGAAAACTGTCAATCCTTACTCTTAGATATcaaacacatatacataaactgATATCAGAAGCCTTTACCAAAATAATGATGTTCGTAATAGCTGTATTCATAAATAAAGGATAAATCAATCAAAGTTTAAAAGCGACGCCATACATAAAAGCATGAAAACAAAGAATCAAAAACAATGAATTCAACTAAGAGAAATGTGGAAGTACAATTCCTTTATATTGTACAAATAAAGATGCTTTAAAAGGTTTTCCGTCCTGTCATTCTAGCAAAGTGCCCAGGTTAAAGCGTCTCTGGCATTATAGTCCCAAATTGACAGTGGATATCTGTACCAACCCAGTGGTTAGTCTTAGTCTTTAGTCTTACCTAACAACTGTATCCCTAAACATCTCTGCCGGCCGGGATTGTCATTCAACACAATCCTAGTTGTTCTTCCCTGACTCCAGCCCTTATTGAGAAATGTCTAATGGCATCCCAGCTCCAGGTCAGTCCCGTGCCTGACAGGCAGAACAGAAGGAACCTGTGGAGGCTTCAGCATGGGTCTCCACTGGAGTCCTGACTGCACTGGCACCAAGAGTGACAAGGGAGGGCTAGTTATAAAATAGGGAAGGGAGGTGGGTATAAGAAGAAGTGAAAGTGAAGACGGGGAGAGCGTCAGTGTGCTCAGGCGCTGTGTAATTGAATATGGACTCGGGGAGGACAGACCTGTGGAAACCTGTGGGTCATTTGATTTGGATGTGCGGATGAGTTAAGGAGATGTTTTGGGAGAGGGGGATTTGTTCTTTTCTCACATTGTTTCAAAAGCACAAAGTGAAAGTGTAGTGAAGTGTTGAAACTCGATGTGTTTAggctatttatatttatatcagtGGTTGTAAGGACTCTGTGGTCTACTTCCTTGTGCTTTATGTGGGATGTTTCAACAACAGCACATATGGATATATCAGTGGTGATATCATGCAGTTTCTGTTAACGGTTTCATCATAATTTCccttattactactactaccaatactaaaaataatatcttCATAGTAATCACTTTTTTCGTTGTTTtgccaaattattttaaaatttgcCATTTGACATTGAACATGAACATGTGAACATTTTAGTGCCAAATACACAACTGAAATACATCAGTTTTGAACCCCAACCTTCGCCAGTATACAATTAGGCCCATAAACATCCACACTGAATCCAGATCAGTCACTAGAAAAACTGCCTTAAACCTAAACCTAAAAGAAAGCCTATGTTGGGACTCCAAAATGTATGGCTTATTGGACTGCTAAATATCAGTGTAAAATGTAGCTATATTATTCAAACTAATGCTCTCTTAACAACCTAAATGTTAGACCATTTCCAGCTTCAACTATATCCCAAATGTAAAATTAGCTTGATCAGATTTTCTAATTTGGGGATTTtccattattttgaattgtaaaatTATTCTTCAGCATCAAAAACTTCAATGAATACAACAATGGCAAATTATTAGTCTAACACTCAAATAATAGTAAAAATCATTTTGCTGTACTTTCATTTTGCACTGCAGTTTTGAAAGGAGAGACCTTACACCAGTgtttctcagccctggtcctggtctCAACTCCCtatcctgctgtttttttgttcaaaccaagctttcaattacttaattgaacccataTTGAAGTAATTTGGTTACAtttgaatctttaaattgtgtaactgataaaaagtttgttccttatacaattttatacttgacttaaaacccctactgtttaaaataatgaaaaggttcagatttaggaaattattacttaaattaagtgttcaattaagtaattgagagcttggttggaacaaaaaccagcagggtagggggtcttccaggagcagggttgggaaccacagCCTTACACTATTCACCATTGTATtgtaacagtaggggttttgcACTTTTGGACACACATGaaagaatataaaatacattttgcgcACCAGAATTACACCACTTTGTACTCGGGAACAACCTCTGGTTTCTCTGTGAATGTcagttctgttttaaagtgtctAATGGGATGTGAGAGTGTTGGGGGTTGATAAGGTTGGAAAACaatctaaaattaaaatgtgataCTATTTTCTTATCCCGAAACTGAATTAAAGTATAATACTTTTTTTCAATCTCTTGAGAAATGTATCAAATATTTCCTCTAATCTAACTGTAAGATCTTAACATGATACACCTTTGTAGTAGAACAGTAAGATACCTGTTCCATTAGCTCCAACAATAGTCAGAAGCCCAACTCTGCCAAACTCTTCTGtgactaagaacctaggagtcaccctcgatcctgcgctctcctacacccagcacatcaccatgtcGACACGCACCTgctgattcttcctgagcaacatacgcccaATCCAACCCTTcgtcaccaactactcgactcagctgctcgtccagaccctggttctctcctgcctggactactgcaactcccccctggctgctccagctcatccagaactctgcggctcatctggtgtCTCTCTTCCCAGATTCACACATggtactccactgctccactccctccactggctcccaatctcaatacgcatccagttcaagacattgaccctcacctaccattgTCTAGACCAGACTGCACCTCTGTcttcagacactcatctctccgtacatcccctccagacctctctgGTCTCcctgtgccagaagactaactttgcctcctctccactccccttccttcaAGGCTGCTCCTTTTCAACCCTGGCACCTAAGTGGTGGatcgaccttcccactgaaatcaaaacagcagagtccttgaccacCGTCCattgattactcaagacacatctgttcagaccgATCCTGTAATTTAGTAGTTTATTTCCCTGTGAGGCTCAGCTCTCCTGTACATTTTCACTTTATATGACATTTCATCATACTAATTGCTTTTACATTATGAATACTCATGTTGTTTATTGTGCTTTCCCCTATACCCTgtccccttagctcttaactatgacttcacatcttgtctgcacttgttagctattacaatctaggatgtaggactaatattttgtattaattgtatattttttttacctaTAAACTTGTGTAATTAtgaacttgtaattgtattatgttttgatctgtaatcaTTTCTAAGTCACccaggataagggcatctgctaataaataataataattaataataatagtaataccaCCCTGAGCTGTCCTGCCTGATCATAGTCCTGTTTCTAAAACCTTTTCAAACTGCCACAGTCCAACATGGTCAACAATGGAGAATAGCAGTAGTAGATGTGGTTATTAACCTGCTTTGGGAAGTAGAAGTAAAATTAATACTGGATGAAAGAGTAGAAAAAAGGGAAATTTTCACTGTGGTTTATGAGACAATGGAGCCAATTTCTACAGAAACAAGTTATTATGGAGAGAACTGACCTTTCATTTTTACCTGTTGGGAAATAACCAACCACTCAGTGTCTACAATGACTAATTGTCAGAGGCACTTTAACTTTAACTGTAACTTTTGCTACAGATAGATTTGAGATACTATGTGTAACTGTCATGGGGTAGATAGGAAAATAcctggatttaaaaatatatatgaagtcACTGTAGGAGAGGGGGCAATATATATCAAtgaattcatttcatttcacactAAAAGACATGAACCTGTATTTCATTACAACACCACTATTAGTGACCTATGAGGTGTGACTATCAATTAGGTGTTAAGACAATGAAGCGGTCTATCAAGGGTTAACAGTGAAGTCACACAGGCTCGCGCAATACTCACCACATCTGGCAATGATGAGCAATCCTttgtttcctcttttttttttttttaactagcaGGGGAAGCCCATAACCGTGTGGTAATGTTAAATGGCAACTCCCCCTTCATAAAACAcccaaaaccaaaccaaacaaaacaggaaGCCATTTCACATCCTGACTTTTTGTGATTGTAAATATCCAGAAGTGGTAAAGGGACTCAACTCAACTGCCATTTTCTTGAAAAACTGGTGAACCCAAGCCCTAGGAAGTGGGAGCATAATAAAGATTATTAATCTCCGTGCCAACCCCT
This sequence is a window from Amia ocellicauda isolate fAmiCal2 chromosome 22, fAmiCal2.hap1, whole genome shotgun sequence. Protein-coding genes within it:
- the LOC136717755 gene encoding solute carrier family 46 member 2; its protein translation is MGGFLTLVEPVVIINTVGSSFYDAALTLAVYNSSMETAQGQSDRAQTLSSRFFLIYGSLTSLLSLVSTVPLGRLADRRGQRVLLVVPQVGSILSKSFLLLFLLFRLPLWVLHLGSALHGLSGGSPAYWGGVVSVAALRSERRVRSLRLNTVEFFSGVAGVAGGLMSGYIYRIGQSGVALSATGLLVCATGLLYSAFLLRYPQPSSAEEPGGNGILADYTEAGRIDLGAVALLFSAMILFVLGMCGAENVLCLYVLKPPLSWDSVWAGYGRAATNAMYLSSFLGVLALSQWLSDPALILLGIVSNCTGMAVLAFAQQSWVYFLARGIMMFACIPMPTIKSQLSKILDAQLYGRVFGWLQSSLALTDVVSTVLFTSIYPFTLDSFSGFCFLLSCIISYLSAVPILYLNWRGSRQGYTVISGNDSPHYAINNTDP